In a single window of the Elaeis guineensis isolate ETL-2024a chromosome 6, EG11, whole genome shotgun sequence genome:
- the LOC105046697 gene encoding auxin response factor 17 isoform X2, which produces MRLSTSGLPQQTQEGEQKCLNSELWHACAGPLVSLPAVGSRVVYFPQGHSEQVAASTNKEIDAHIPNYPNLPPQLICQLHNVTMHADAETDEVYAQMTLQPLSPEEQKDLYLPAELGTLSKQPTNYFCKTLTASDTSTHGGFSVPRRAAEKVFPPLDYSQQPPVQELIARDLHDNEWKFRHIFRGQPKRHLLTTGWSVFVSAKRLVAGDSVIFIWNENNQLLLGIRRANRPQTVMPSSVLSCDSMHIGLLAAAAHAAATNSRFTIFYNPRASPSEFVIPLAKYVKAVYHTRVSVGMRFRMLFETEESSVRRYMGTITGISDLDPVRWPNSHWRSVKVGWDESTAGERQPRVSLWEIEPLTTFPMYPSAFPLRLKRPWPSGLPSLHGGKDDEIGLNPSPMWLRDGDHGLPSLSFQGLGVTPWMQPRLNASMLGLQPDLYQAMAAAAQQEMRTVDPPKQATSTILQFQQPQSLTSRSTLLASQILQQMQPNSQQALLQTIQENQGQNQAQCQFSQHQLLHYNSFGDQQQQLQPPLLQQQQPHQRLQQQQQHQQLQQQQHQQQHQQLQQQQHQQSQQQQIHHQQQHQQSQQHQQIQQTHLCNLQQIPNVVSSLSQLASTSQSPSSSLQTISSFCQQQTFPGTTMNAASISGVSPLHSILRSFSPEETSNILNLPRTTSLSTSGTWSSKRLAVESMLSSGTQCVQPQVEQLDQQSNISQHSVTLPPFPGKDCLLDQECNTDPQNHVLFGVHIDSSSLLMQNGIKNLRSVGSETDSTAMPFLTAAGTDFPLNQALTSSNCAEESGLLQSPENGGHVNPQNGTFVKVYKSGSFGRSLDITRFNSYPELRSELGRLFGLEGQLEDPMRSGWQLVFVDRENDVLLLGDDPWQEFVNNVWCIKILSPQEVQQMGKEGGELLSTAPSKRLPGSGCDGYSSRQDSRSMRNGIASVMPLDY; this is translated from the exons ATGAGGCTCTCAACATCGGGACTTCCTCAGCAGACACAGGAAG GGGAGCAAAAGTGTCTGAATTCGGAACTATGGCATGCATGTGCTGGACCGCTTGTGTCTTTACCTGCTGTTGGAAGTCGTGTAGTGTACTTTCCTCAGGGCCACAGTGAGCAG GTGGCTGCATCTACCAACAAGGAAATTGATGCTCACATCCCAAATTATCCAAACCTACCACCGCAGTTGATCTGTCAGCTTCACAATGTAACTATGCAT GCGGATGCAGAGACAGATGAAGTTTATGCCCAAATGACATTGCAACCCTTGAGCCCG gaagaacaaaaagatctTTATCTTCCTGCTGAACTGGGTACCCTGAGCAAGCAGCCAACCAACTATTTCTGTAAGACACTGACTGCAAGTGACACCAGTACGCATGGCGGATTCTCTGTTCCTCGCCGGGCAGCTGAAAAAGTCTTCCCTCCACTG GATTATTCCCAGCAGCCTCCTGTGCAGGAGTTGATTGCAAGGGACCTTCATGATAATGAGTGGAAATTTCGTCACATTTTTCGTG GTCAGCCAAAGAGGCATCTTCTAACAACAGGATGGAGTGTTTTTGTAAGTGCAAAACGATTGGTTGCAGGTGATTCGGTCATTTTTATCTG GAATGAAAATAATCAGTTGCTTCTGGGTATTCGACGTGCTAATCGGCCGCAAACAGTTATGCCTTCATCAGTATTATCATGTGATAGCATGCATATTGGACTTCTTGCTGCTGCAGCCCATGCTGCTGCTACAAATAGCCGCTTTACTATATTTTATAATCCGAG GGCAAGTCCTTCTGAATTTGTCATACCGTTAGCTAAGTATGTTAAAGCAGTTTACCACACCCGTGTTTCAGTGGGTATGCGTTTTAGAATGCTTTTTGAGACAGAAGAGTCTAGTGTTCGCCG TTACATGGGCACGATCACGGGGATTAGTGATCTGGATCCTGTGCGCTGGCCAAACTCACATTGGCGTTCTGTAAAG GTTGGTTGGGATGAGTCGACTGCTGGGGAAAGGCAGCCAAGGGTTTCCCTTTGGGAGATCGAGCCTCTGACGACATTTCCAATGTATCCATCTGCCTTCCCTCTTAGACTTAAACGTCCATGGCCATCAGGACTGCCCTCTTTGCATG GTGGCAAGGATGATGAAATTGGTCTAAATCCTTCACCTATGTGGCTTCGGGATGGAGACCATGGGTTGCCATCTTTGAGTTTTCAGGGACTTGGAGTGACACCTTGGATGCAGCCTAGGCTTAATGCTTCAATGCTTGGTCTCCAGCCTGATTTGTACCAAGCAATGGCAGCAGCAGCACAGCAGGAGATGAGGACTGTGGATCCTCCAAAACAGGCAACATCAACAATTCTACAATTCCAACAACCTCAAAGCTTAACTAGCAGATCTACTCTATTAGCAAGTCAGATTCTACAACAAATGCAACCTAACTCTCAGCAAGCCCTCCTTCAGACCATTCAAGAAAACCAGGGTCAGAACCAAGCTCAGTGTCAGTTTTCTCAACATCAGTTGCTGCACTACAACTCATTTGGCgatcagcagcagcagctgcagccACCACTGCTTCAACAACAGCAGCCGCATCAAAGgttacaacagcagcagcagcaccaacagttgcaacagcagcagcatcaGCAGCAGCACCAACAGTTGCAACAACAGCAGCATCAGCAGTCACAGCAACAGCAAATACATCATCAGCAGCAGCATCAACAGTCACAACAGCACCAGCAAATCCAGCAGACACATTTGTGTAATCTTCAGCAAATCCCTAATGTTGTTTCAAGCCTCTCACAGCTTGCCTCTACTTCTCAGTCCCCATCTTCATCATTGCAAACGATATCTTCTTTTTGCCAACAACAAACCTTTCCAGGCACCACTATGAACGCAGCGTCCATCTCTGGCGTATCCCCCTTGCATAGTATTTTGCGCTCATTTTCTCCTGAAGAAACATCGAACATTCTTAATTTGCCACGAACCACCTCATTAAGCACTTCAGGCACATGGTCATCCAAGCGATTAGCAGTTGAATCCATGCTTTCTTCTGGAACTCAGTGTGTGCAGCCCCAGGTTGAACAGTTAGACCAACAGTCAAACATCTCTCAGCACTCTGTCACTTTACCACCATTTCCAGGGAAAGATTGCTTGCTTGACCAGGAATGCAACACAGATCCTCAAAATCATGTGCTTTTTGGTGTCCATATAGATTCTTCGTCTCTTTTGATGCAGAATGGCATAAAAAACCTCAGGAGTGTTGGTAGTGAGACTGATTCAACAGCCATGCCCTTTCTGACTGCTGCAGGAACAGATTTCCCATTGAATCAGGCATTAACGAGCTCAAATTGTGCAGAAGAATCGGGATTGTTGCAGTCTCCTGAAAATGGGGGTCATGTGAACCCACAAAATGGAACCTTTGTTAAG GTTTACAAATCAGGGTCCTTCGGAAGGTCACTAGATATTACCAGATTTAACAGCTACCCAGAGCTGCGAAGTGAGCTTGGGCGTCTGTTTGGCCTTGAAGGCCAATTGGAGGACCCTATGAGATCAGGCTGGCAGCTTGTATTCGTCGACCGGGAAAATGATGTTCTTCTCCTAGGCGATGATCCCTGGCA AGAGTTTGTGAATAATGTCTGGTGCATAAAGATTCTCTCACCCCAGGAAGTGCAGCAGATGGGCAAAGAAGGCGGTGAACTTCTGAGCACAGCCCCAAGCAAGAGGCTCCCAGGCAGCGGCTGTGATGGATATTCGAGCAGGCAAGACTCAAGAAGCATGAGGAATGGGATTGCTTCTGTGATGCCTCTGGACTACTGA
- the LOC105046697 gene encoding auxin response factor 17 isoform X1, which translates to MRLSTSGLPQQTQEGEQKCLNSELWHACAGPLVSLPAVGSRVVYFPQGHSEQVAASTNKEIDAHIPNYPNLPPQLICQLHNVTMHADAETDEVYAQMTLQPLSPEEQKDLYLPAELGTLSKQPTNYFCKTLTASDTSTHGGFSVPRRAAEKVFPPLDYSQQPPVQELIARDLHDNEWKFRHIFRGQPKRHLLTTGWSVFVSAKRLVAGDSVIFIWNENNQLLLGIRRANRPQTVMPSSVLSCDSMHIGLLAAAAHAAATNSRFTIFYNPRASPSEFVIPLAKYVKAVYHTRVSVGMRFRMLFETEESSVRRYMGTITGISDLDPVRWPNSHWRSVKVGWDESTAGERQPRVSLWEIEPLTTFPMYPSAFPLRLKRPWPSGLPSLHAGGKDDEIGLNPSPMWLRDGDHGLPSLSFQGLGVTPWMQPRLNASMLGLQPDLYQAMAAAAQQEMRTVDPPKQATSTILQFQQPQSLTSRSTLLASQILQQMQPNSQQALLQTIQENQGQNQAQCQFSQHQLLHYNSFGDQQQQLQPPLLQQQQPHQRLQQQQQHQQLQQQQHQQQHQQLQQQQHQQSQQQQIHHQQQHQQSQQHQQIQQTHLCNLQQIPNVVSSLSQLASTSQSPSSSLQTISSFCQQQTFPGTTMNAASISGVSPLHSILRSFSPEETSNILNLPRTTSLSTSGTWSSKRLAVESMLSSGTQCVQPQVEQLDQQSNISQHSVTLPPFPGKDCLLDQECNTDPQNHVLFGVHIDSSSLLMQNGIKNLRSVGSETDSTAMPFLTAAGTDFPLNQALTSSNCAEESGLLQSPENGGHVNPQNGTFVKVYKSGSFGRSLDITRFNSYPELRSELGRLFGLEGQLEDPMRSGWQLVFVDRENDVLLLGDDPWQEFVNNVWCIKILSPQEVQQMGKEGGELLSTAPSKRLPGSGCDGYSSRQDSRSMRNGIASVMPLDY; encoded by the exons ATGAGGCTCTCAACATCGGGACTTCCTCAGCAGACACAGGAAG GGGAGCAAAAGTGTCTGAATTCGGAACTATGGCATGCATGTGCTGGACCGCTTGTGTCTTTACCTGCTGTTGGAAGTCGTGTAGTGTACTTTCCTCAGGGCCACAGTGAGCAG GTGGCTGCATCTACCAACAAGGAAATTGATGCTCACATCCCAAATTATCCAAACCTACCACCGCAGTTGATCTGTCAGCTTCACAATGTAACTATGCAT GCGGATGCAGAGACAGATGAAGTTTATGCCCAAATGACATTGCAACCCTTGAGCCCG gaagaacaaaaagatctTTATCTTCCTGCTGAACTGGGTACCCTGAGCAAGCAGCCAACCAACTATTTCTGTAAGACACTGACTGCAAGTGACACCAGTACGCATGGCGGATTCTCTGTTCCTCGCCGGGCAGCTGAAAAAGTCTTCCCTCCACTG GATTATTCCCAGCAGCCTCCTGTGCAGGAGTTGATTGCAAGGGACCTTCATGATAATGAGTGGAAATTTCGTCACATTTTTCGTG GTCAGCCAAAGAGGCATCTTCTAACAACAGGATGGAGTGTTTTTGTAAGTGCAAAACGATTGGTTGCAGGTGATTCGGTCATTTTTATCTG GAATGAAAATAATCAGTTGCTTCTGGGTATTCGACGTGCTAATCGGCCGCAAACAGTTATGCCTTCATCAGTATTATCATGTGATAGCATGCATATTGGACTTCTTGCTGCTGCAGCCCATGCTGCTGCTACAAATAGCCGCTTTACTATATTTTATAATCCGAG GGCAAGTCCTTCTGAATTTGTCATACCGTTAGCTAAGTATGTTAAAGCAGTTTACCACACCCGTGTTTCAGTGGGTATGCGTTTTAGAATGCTTTTTGAGACAGAAGAGTCTAGTGTTCGCCG TTACATGGGCACGATCACGGGGATTAGTGATCTGGATCCTGTGCGCTGGCCAAACTCACATTGGCGTTCTGTAAAG GTTGGTTGGGATGAGTCGACTGCTGGGGAAAGGCAGCCAAGGGTTTCCCTTTGGGAGATCGAGCCTCTGACGACATTTCCAATGTATCCATCTGCCTTCCCTCTTAGACTTAAACGTCCATGGCCATCAGGACTGCCCTCTTTGCATG CAGGTGGCAAGGATGATGAAATTGGTCTAAATCCTTCACCTATGTGGCTTCGGGATGGAGACCATGGGTTGCCATCTTTGAGTTTTCAGGGACTTGGAGTGACACCTTGGATGCAGCCTAGGCTTAATGCTTCAATGCTTGGTCTCCAGCCTGATTTGTACCAAGCAATGGCAGCAGCAGCACAGCAGGAGATGAGGACTGTGGATCCTCCAAAACAGGCAACATCAACAATTCTACAATTCCAACAACCTCAAAGCTTAACTAGCAGATCTACTCTATTAGCAAGTCAGATTCTACAACAAATGCAACCTAACTCTCAGCAAGCCCTCCTTCAGACCATTCAAGAAAACCAGGGTCAGAACCAAGCTCAGTGTCAGTTTTCTCAACATCAGTTGCTGCACTACAACTCATTTGGCgatcagcagcagcagctgcagccACCACTGCTTCAACAACAGCAGCCGCATCAAAGgttacaacagcagcagcagcaccaacagttgcaacagcagcagcatcaGCAGCAGCACCAACAGTTGCAACAACAGCAGCATCAGCAGTCACAGCAACAGCAAATACATCATCAGCAGCAGCATCAACAGTCACAACAGCACCAGCAAATCCAGCAGACACATTTGTGTAATCTTCAGCAAATCCCTAATGTTGTTTCAAGCCTCTCACAGCTTGCCTCTACTTCTCAGTCCCCATCTTCATCATTGCAAACGATATCTTCTTTTTGCCAACAACAAACCTTTCCAGGCACCACTATGAACGCAGCGTCCATCTCTGGCGTATCCCCCTTGCATAGTATTTTGCGCTCATTTTCTCCTGAAGAAACATCGAACATTCTTAATTTGCCACGAACCACCTCATTAAGCACTTCAGGCACATGGTCATCCAAGCGATTAGCAGTTGAATCCATGCTTTCTTCTGGAACTCAGTGTGTGCAGCCCCAGGTTGAACAGTTAGACCAACAGTCAAACATCTCTCAGCACTCTGTCACTTTACCACCATTTCCAGGGAAAGATTGCTTGCTTGACCAGGAATGCAACACAGATCCTCAAAATCATGTGCTTTTTGGTGTCCATATAGATTCTTCGTCTCTTTTGATGCAGAATGGCATAAAAAACCTCAGGAGTGTTGGTAGTGAGACTGATTCAACAGCCATGCCCTTTCTGACTGCTGCAGGAACAGATTTCCCATTGAATCAGGCATTAACGAGCTCAAATTGTGCAGAAGAATCGGGATTGTTGCAGTCTCCTGAAAATGGGGGTCATGTGAACCCACAAAATGGAACCTTTGTTAAG GTTTACAAATCAGGGTCCTTCGGAAGGTCACTAGATATTACCAGATTTAACAGCTACCCAGAGCTGCGAAGTGAGCTTGGGCGTCTGTTTGGCCTTGAAGGCCAATTGGAGGACCCTATGAGATCAGGCTGGCAGCTTGTATTCGTCGACCGGGAAAATGATGTTCTTCTCCTAGGCGATGATCCCTGGCA AGAGTTTGTGAATAATGTCTGGTGCATAAAGATTCTCTCACCCCAGGAAGTGCAGCAGATGGGCAAAGAAGGCGGTGAACTTCTGAGCACAGCCCCAAGCAAGAGGCTCCCAGGCAGCGGCTGTGATGGATATTCGAGCAGGCAAGACTCAAGAAGCATGAGGAATGGGATTGCTTCTGTGATGCCTCTGGACTACTGA